In one Vulgatibacter incomptus genomic region, the following are encoded:
- a CDS encoding tetratricopeptide repeat protein, giving the protein MASDPLLENLTIDRGRIADLIAEGRLDHAAYRARHLADRHADDAGCAADARRVERLVETDLPRDRPVAWAEAFRKALAETDGSPVVTQAVRRYLARGIARSAEGAPGRAATVEGAPVGAYLLDADLPEEAAASLYAALATSPTNGIAALFLANALLRLGRVEEARDNYRRAFRISPLDLSVEQIADDEVRELVELADELEISGDVRIWLPAIGLLEDVLPFSALDPVPGAGFGDGTRAYDLLVAHKGARSHRERTAIRRDLRELAPALFDALLSSRKLDAAPTPTGTA; this is encoded by the coding sequence ATGGCAAGCGATCCCCTCCTCGAGAACCTCACGATCGATCGCGGTCGCATCGCCGACCTGATCGCCGAAGGCCGCCTCGACCACGCTGCCTATCGTGCCCGCCATCTCGCCGACCGCCATGCGGACGACGCCGGCTGCGCCGCGGACGCCAGGCGGGTGGAGCGGCTGGTGGAGACCGACCTCCCCCGCGATCGACCGGTCGCCTGGGCCGAGGCCTTTCGCAAGGCGCTCGCCGAGACCGACGGATCGCCCGTGGTGACCCAGGCCGTGCGGCGCTATCTGGCCCGCGGGATCGCCAGGAGCGCCGAGGGCGCGCCTGGACGTGCGGCCACGGTCGAGGGTGCGCCGGTGGGCGCCTATCTATTGGACGCGGACCTCCCCGAAGAGGCGGCGGCGTCGCTCTACGCCGCCCTGGCCACCTCGCCGACGAACGGCATTGCCGCGCTCTTCCTGGCCAACGCCCTGCTCCGGCTGGGCAGGGTGGAAGAGGCCCGCGACAACTATCGCCGGGCCTTCCGGATCTCGCCGCTGGACCTCTCGGTCGAGCAGATCGCGGACGACGAGGTACGCGAGCTCGTCGAGCTGGCTGATGAGCTCGAGATCTCGGGCGACGTGCGGATCTGGCTCCCCGCGATCGGCCTCCTCGAGGACGTGCTCCCGTTCTCTGCCCTCGACCCTGTTCCCGGCGCGGGCTTCGGCGACGGAACCCGCGCGTACGACCTGCTCGTGGCGCACAAGGGCGCGAGGAGCCACCGCGAACGCACCGCGATCCGCCGCGATCTGCGGGAGCTGGCCCCGGCGCTCTTCGACGCGCTCCTCTCGTCCCGCAAGCTCGACGCCGCGCCGACGCCGACCGGCACCGCCTGA
- a CDS encoding response regulator encodes MEPTRKILIIDDSEISLEMEKFVLEARGHQVATAMNLVEFDKRLKAFQPELILVDVEMPDIPGNELVRILKQSCETDRIPIVLFSAKPDEELALLAERSGADGHLSKSNGIERLGEMVDELVRSIIW; translated from the coding sequence TTGGAACCCACTCGCAAGATCCTCATCATCGACGACTCCGAGATCAGCCTGGAGATGGAGAAGTTCGTCCTCGAAGCGCGTGGCCACCAGGTGGCCACCGCGATGAACCTCGTCGAGTTCGACAAGAGGCTGAAGGCGTTCCAGCCGGAGCTGATCCTGGTGGACGTGGAGATGCCCGACATCCCGGGGAACGAGCTCGTCCGGATCCTCAAGCAGAGCTGCGAGACCGACCGGATCCCCATCGTGCTCTTCAGCGCGAAGCCCGACGAGGAGCTCGCGCTGCTCGCCGAGCGCTCGGGCGCGGACGGCCACCTCTCCAAGTCGAACGGGATCGAGCGGCTGGGCGAGATGGTGGACGAGCTCGTCCGCTCGATCATCTGGTAG
- the cheB gene encoding chemotaxis-specific protein-glutamate methyltransferase CheB: MTPQRKVRVLVADDSPVVREFIVHTISGSPDLEVVATAASGDEAAELTVRLSPDVITMDLQMPGSDGFAGIARVMAEKPTPILVLSSNREEVKGFRALDLGALDLMEKPVPESMHRFGAELTRRLRLLATVPVIRHLRGLRKPSKPVEVRRVRAELVVIGASLGGPKALAALLGALPADFPVPIAVVQHISGGFTEGFARWLCHESGLDVKAASDGAALAPGRVFIGADDFHLTVERDCVRLVEGPAVSGFKPSATPLFASAARSFGPKACGVILTGMGRDGAEGMRELKRAGALTIAQDEATCAVFGMPHAAIELGAIDRVLPLDRIAPALLQVVR; encoded by the coding sequence ATGACGCCGCAGCGCAAGGTCCGCGTCCTGGTCGCCGACGATTCGCCGGTGGTCAGGGAGTTCATCGTCCACACGATCTCGGGGTCCCCGGACCTCGAGGTCGTGGCCACCGCCGCCAGCGGCGACGAGGCCGCCGAGCTCACGGTCCGGCTCTCGCCCGACGTGATCACGATGGATCTCCAGATGCCCGGCTCGGACGGCTTCGCGGGGATCGCCCGGGTCATGGCGGAGAAGCCCACGCCGATCCTGGTCCTCTCGTCGAACCGCGAGGAGGTGAAGGGCTTCCGCGCCCTGGACCTGGGCGCCCTCGACCTGATGGAGAAGCCCGTCCCCGAGTCGATGCATCGCTTCGGCGCGGAGCTGACGAGGCGGCTGCGGCTCCTCGCCACCGTGCCCGTGATCCGGCACCTGCGCGGACTCCGAAAGCCGAGCAAGCCGGTGGAGGTGCGGAGGGTCCGCGCCGAGCTGGTGGTGATCGGCGCGTCGCTGGGCGGGCCGAAGGCGCTCGCCGCGCTCCTCGGTGCGCTCCCCGCCGACTTCCCTGTGCCGATCGCGGTGGTCCAGCACATCTCGGGCGGTTTCACCGAGGGCTTCGCCCGCTGGCTATGCCACGAGAGCGGCCTCGACGTGAAGGCCGCGTCGGACGGCGCGGCGCTGGCCCCGGGCCGCGTCTTCATCGGCGCCGACGACTTCCACCTCACGGTGGAGCGGGACTGCGTTCGGCTGGTCGAGGGGCCGGCGGTGAGCGGCTTCAAGCCCTCGGCCACGCCGCTCTTCGCCTCCGCGGCGAGGTCCTTCGGCCCGAAGGCCTGCGGCGTGATCCTCACGGGCATGGGCCGCGACGGCGCCGAGGGGATGCGGGAGCTCAAGCGCGCGGGCGCGCTCACCATCGCCCAGGACGAGGCGACCTGCGCGGTCTTCGGCATGCCCCATGCGGCGATCGAGCTCGGGGCGATCGATCGGGTGCTGCCCCTGGACCGGATCGCGCCGGCGCTGCTGCAGGTGGTGCGATGA
- a CDS encoding MBL fold metallo-hydrolase, translated as MKFWGTRGSIPTPGPTTHRYGGNTACLEVRAGDALFICDGGTGLRELGLDLIRRHQGTPIVGHMLFSHPHWDHIQGFPFFTPAYQPENVFHIYGTPKGDRRLFGLVSGQMRSDYFPVDFSELSARILAEDLEEERIEGVKVRALPQCHPGGSFAFSFEAGGRKVVYATDNELDEILLNREESLRDLEAPRRFPQELLDFVRGADLLVADGQYCDEEYPSKIGWGHPRATTTVDLAAAAGVKQLAITHHDPMQSDAEVDEKIAACVRRASRLAPGLVVFGAREGAQFEVP; from the coding sequence GTGAAATTCTGGGGCACGAGGGGTTCAATCCCCACGCCCGGCCCCACCACGCACCGCTACGGCGGCAACACGGCCTGCCTCGAGGTGCGCGCCGGCGACGCCCTCTTCATCTGCGACGGAGGGACCGGCCTGCGGGAGCTCGGTCTCGACCTGATCCGCCGCCACCAGGGCACGCCGATCGTCGGCCACATGCTCTTCTCCCATCCCCACTGGGACCACATCCAGGGCTTCCCCTTCTTCACCCCCGCCTACCAGCCCGAGAACGTCTTCCACATCTACGGGACGCCGAAGGGCGATCGCCGCCTCTTCGGGCTCGTGTCGGGGCAGATGCGGTCCGACTACTTCCCCGTGGACTTCTCGGAGCTCTCGGCCCGGATCCTCGCCGAGGACCTCGAAGAGGAGCGCATCGAGGGCGTGAAGGTGCGGGCCCTGCCCCAATGCCACCCCGGCGGCAGCTTCGCCTTCTCCTTCGAAGCCGGCGGGCGCAAGGTCGTCTACGCCACCGACAACGAGCTCGACGAGATCCTCCTGAACCGCGAGGAGAGCTTGCGAGACCTCGAGGCGCCGCGGCGCTTTCCGCAGGAGCTGCTCGACTTCGTCCGGGGCGCCGACCTCCTGGTCGCCGACGGGCAGTACTGCGACGAGGAGTACCCCTCCAAGATCGGCTGGGGTCACCCCCGGGCCACCACCACCGTCGACCTCGCCGCCGCCGCCGGCGTGAAGCAGCTCGCCATCACGCACCACGATCCAATGCAGTCCGACGCCGAAGTCGACGAGAAGATCGCTGCGTGCGTGCGCCGCGCCTCCAGGCTCGCGCCCGGCCTCGTGGTCTTCGGCGCGCGCGAAGGTGCCCAATTCGAGGTGCCGTGA
- a CDS encoding SpvB/TcaC N-terminal domain-containing protein, with protein sequence MPFERSGIDCRVHSISALRHLRRFGDVSNEGSVSDSSRDKSEFSWGGATTGAGQSKEEKPSLLPSVSAPKGGGAIRGIGEKFSANPANGTGSFSVPIETTPGRGGFGPSLELSYNSGNGNAVFGLGWNLAVPSISRRSQSVNAPRGASVAPSA encoded by the coding sequence GTGCCCTTCGAACGAAGCGGGATTGACTGTAGGGTCCATTCAATATCTGCGCTGAGACATTTGCGCCGGTTTGGCGATGTCTCGAACGAGGGATCCGTGAGCGATTCGAGTAGAGACAAATCGGAATTTTCGTGGGGCGGGGCAACGACTGGAGCAGGCCAGAGCAAGGAGGAAAAGCCATCGTTGCTGCCGTCGGTCTCCGCACCAAAGGGCGGCGGCGCGATTCGCGGGATCGGAGAGAAGTTTTCCGCTAATCCCGCCAACGGGACTGGCTCCTTTTCGGTTCCCATCGAAACCACTCCGGGGCGCGGGGGCTTTGGCCCGTCCCTGGAACTCTCGTATAACTCGGGAAACGGAAACGCGGTATTTGGCCTCGGCTGGAACCTGGCCGTTCCCAGCATCTCCCGGCGGTCTCAATCGGTGAACGCACCACGGGGTGCGTCTGTGGCACCCTCCGCCTGA
- a CDS encoding ABC-F family ATP-binding cassette domain-containing protein codes for MTLLRAAGIGLSFGSRTLFDDLTFTIEEGERVGLVGVNGSGKSTLMKLLAGAQPPDNGELQLQRGTRVVYLPQEPTFLEGATVASELSVARPGLREAIEAHQELSRRLAVAPAAEQEKLLARLAELADRVDRLGGWDSEHEARTLLDRLGVKDWERPISELSGGLRKRVAIARALLARPDLLLLDEPTNHLDADTVDWLEDALDQLPGSLLLVTHDRYFLDDLVDRIVEIEPGKGLTSYPGNYQAYVEQKMVALEQAELAQHKRERWIAQEVAWLRQGVEARRTKSKSRIDRAQKLMAEKGFVRPKVADLQILSAPRLGGVVIEAEHVGKRFGDRSVLKDVNFILQRGERVGIVGPNGVGKTTFLRTVLGELEPDEGTVIVGKNTRVAYYDQQRARLDPELTVYEAAWDEEWVTIGDRRQHLREYLEDLLFPVPMQRMQVKALSGGERNRLLLARLFLEGANVLVLDEPTNDLDIVTLNVLERLLLGFGGSVLLVTHDRYFLDKVATSILSFEGDGKVVRYEGSYETYRSLKAQSEAARAKAEKVSAAAPVKEAPKPEAAKPAQKRKLGYKEQRELEGMEATIEAAEERKAGLEAQLADPAVFSQASKVAALQAELDAASSEVERLYARWQELQELA; via the coding sequence GTGACCCTCCTTCGCGCGGCCGGCATCGGCCTCTCCTTCGGCAGCCGGACCCTCTTCGACGACCTCACCTTCACCATCGAGGAAGGAGAGCGCGTCGGCTTGGTTGGCGTGAACGGCTCCGGCAAGTCCACGCTGATGAAGCTCCTCGCTGGGGCCCAGCCTCCGGACAATGGCGAGCTCCAGCTCCAGCGCGGCACGAGGGTGGTCTACCTCCCCCAGGAGCCGACCTTTCTCGAGGGCGCCACCGTAGCCTCCGAGCTCTCCGTGGCGCGGCCGGGCCTGCGCGAGGCCATCGAGGCCCACCAGGAGCTCTCCCGCCGCCTGGCCGTGGCACCCGCCGCCGAGCAGGAGAAGCTGCTCGCCCGCCTCGCCGAGCTCGCCGATCGGGTGGATCGCCTGGGAGGCTGGGACAGCGAACACGAGGCCCGCACGCTCCTGGACCGCCTCGGCGTCAAGGACTGGGAGCGGCCGATCTCCGAGCTCTCCGGCGGCCTGCGCAAGCGCGTCGCCATCGCCAGGGCCCTGCTCGCGCGGCCGGATCTCCTCCTCCTCGACGAGCCGACCAACCACCTCGACGCCGACACCGTCGACTGGCTCGAGGACGCGCTCGATCAGCTCCCCGGCTCGCTCCTCCTCGTCACCCACGACCGCTACTTCCTCGACGATCTCGTCGATCGGATCGTCGAGATCGAGCCCGGCAAGGGCCTCACCTCCTACCCCGGTAACTACCAGGCCTACGTCGAGCAGAAGATGGTCGCGCTCGAGCAGGCGGAGCTGGCCCAGCACAAGCGGGAGCGGTGGATCGCACAGGAGGTCGCCTGGCTGCGGCAGGGCGTGGAGGCCCGCCGCACCAAGAGCAAGTCGCGCATCGACCGGGCCCAGAAGCTCATGGCCGAGAAGGGCTTCGTCCGGCCGAAGGTGGCGGACCTCCAGATCCTCTCCGCGCCGCGCCTGGGCGGCGTCGTGATCGAGGCCGAGCACGTCGGGAAGCGCTTCGGCGATCGCAGCGTGCTGAAGGACGTGAACTTCATCCTCCAGCGCGGCGAGAGGGTGGGCATCGTCGGCCCCAACGGCGTGGGGAAGACCACGTTCCTGCGCACCGTCCTCGGGGAGCTCGAGCCCGACGAGGGCACGGTGATCGTCGGGAAGAACACGCGCGTGGCCTACTACGACCAGCAGCGCGCCCGCCTCGATCCGGAGCTCACCGTCTACGAGGCGGCGTGGGACGAGGAGTGGGTCACGATCGGTGACAGGCGCCAGCACCTGCGCGAGTACCTGGAGGACCTGCTCTTCCCCGTGCCCATGCAGCGGATGCAGGTGAAGGCGCTCTCGGGCGGCGAGCGGAACCGGCTGCTCCTGGCGAGGCTCTTCCTCGAGGGGGCCAACGTCCTCGTGCTCGACGAGCCCACCAACGACCTCGACATTGTCACCCTCAACGTCCTCGAGCGGCTCCTCCTCGGCTTCGGCGGCAGCGTGCTCCTCGTCACCCACGACCGCTACTTCCTCGACAAGGTCGCCACGTCGATCCTCTCCTTCGAGGGCGACGGCAAGGTGGTCCGCTACGAGGGCAGCTACGAGACCTACCGCTCGCTGAAGGCCCAGTCGGAGGCCGCTCGCGCAAAGGCGGAGAAGGTCTCCGCCGCGGCCCCGGTGAAGGAGGCCCCGAAGCCGGAGGCCGCCAAGCCCGCCCAGAAGCGGAAGCTCGGCTACAAGGAGCAGCGGGAGCTCGAGGGGATGGAGGCCACGATCGAGGCAGCCGAGGAGCGGAAGGCCGGCCTCGAGGCGCAGCTCGCGGATCCCGCCGTCTTCAGCCAGGCCTCCAAGGTCGCCGCGCTCCAGGCCGAGCTGGACGCCGCCTCCTCCGAGGTCGAGCGCCTCTACGCGCGCTGGCAGGAGCTCCAGGAGCTCGCCTGA
- a CDS encoding CheR family methyltransferase: MIPVSQDQLASLASILEDRLGFRMGAEHDAGLRMALYERLGASPAPEQIDGYLEALRQSEGELRRLLPLVTVGKTSFYRDERQFGAFRELLPELLRRARAEGRALSIWSAGCATGEETYTLAMELLLEGARPAELELLGTDVNPEAVLAARAGRFLEARSEPIPTSIRERFFELEGGRLQAGPALREVAGFRTQNLSRDPVPTPACGAWDVVFCRNVFIYFSVPTLRRVLTRLHDAIRPGGWLFLGYSESLFRIFDRFELVRIGDSFLYRKPLPVPIATPGPPVQLIVAPVPSPASAAPPIPVAAQMVAPPSPKVPEKSPADFLGRAVELIREGFFPPALALVDEGIGERPGDLALLLTKAHLHVALRDYEVATGCYEAALALEPLSAEAHLFLGVHLMDRGDLERAAAELTRATFLDPHLALGHFFTGRCCERLADLAGARRAYKNALAEARRSRAKSPFMSYYPDLPDDGGISVARAAELSLAAL, from the coding sequence ATGATCCCGGTAAGCCAGGATCAGCTCGCGTCGCTCGCGTCGATCCTCGAGGATCGGCTGGGCTTCCGCATGGGCGCCGAGCACGACGCCGGCCTGCGAATGGCGCTCTACGAGAGGCTTGGCGCCTCGCCGGCGCCGGAGCAGATCGACGGCTACCTCGAGGCGCTCCGGCAGAGCGAGGGCGAGCTCCGCCGGCTCCTCCCCCTCGTCACAGTGGGAAAGACCTCGTTCTACAGGGACGAGAGGCAGTTCGGCGCGTTTCGCGAGCTGCTGCCGGAGCTGCTGCGGCGGGCGCGCGCTGAGGGGCGGGCGCTCTCGATCTGGTCGGCGGGCTGCGCCACGGGCGAGGAGACCTATACCCTCGCGATGGAGCTGCTCCTCGAAGGGGCGCGGCCGGCGGAGTTGGAGCTCCTCGGCACGGACGTGAACCCCGAGGCCGTGCTCGCCGCGAGGGCGGGCCGCTTCCTCGAGGCGCGCTCGGAGCCGATCCCCACCTCCATCCGGGAGCGCTTCTTCGAGCTCGAGGGCGGCCGCCTCCAGGCCGGTCCGGCCCTCCGGGAGGTCGCGGGCTTCCGCACCCAGAACCTGAGCCGCGATCCGGTCCCGACGCCGGCGTGTGGAGCGTGGGACGTCGTCTTCTGCCGCAACGTCTTCATCTACTTCAGCGTGCCCACCCTGCGGCGCGTGCTGACGAGGCTCCACGACGCGATCCGCCCGGGCGGCTGGCTCTTCCTCGGATATTCGGAGTCGCTCTTCCGGATCTTCGACCGCTTCGAGCTCGTGCGGATCGGCGACTCCTTCCTGTATCGGAAGCCGCTGCCGGTGCCGATCGCGACACCCGGGCCGCCGGTTCAGCTGATCGTGGCGCCGGTCCCGTCTCCTGCTTCGGCTGCGCCTCCCATCCCCGTCGCGGCGCAGATGGTTGCGCCCCCTTCACCCAAAGTTCCCGAAAAGAGCCCCGCCGACTTCCTGGGCCGCGCGGTGGAGCTGATCCGTGAAGGCTTCTTTCCCCCGGCGCTCGCGCTCGTCGACGAGGGGATTGGCGAGCGCCCGGGCGATCTGGCCCTGCTCCTGACCAAGGCGCACCTCCACGTGGCCCTGCGCGACTACGAAGTGGCCACCGGCTGCTACGAGGCCGCCCTCGCCCTGGAGCCGCTCAGCGCTGAGGCCCACCTCTTCCTCGGCGTGCACCTCATGGATCGTGGGGATCTCGAGAGGGCCGCCGCCGAGCTCACCCGCGCCACCTTCCTCGATCCGCACCTCGCCCTGGGCCACTTCTTCACCGGGCGCTGCTGCGAGCGCCTCGCCGATCTCGCCGGTGCGAGGCGCGCGTACAAGAACGCGCTCGCCGAGGCGCGACGATCCCGGGCGAAGTCGCCGTTCATGAGCTATTATCCCGACCTGCCGGATGACGGGGGCATCTCGGTCGCCCGCGCGGCCGAGCTCTCGCTCGCCGCGCTCTAG
- a CDS encoding PQQ-dependent sugar dehydrogenase — translation MVDADYGPDGTVPVRAETVVSGLTVPWAIAFLPDGAMLVTERIGRLRLVEKGELVEKPVMTVPYPTGGFGEGGLLGLALHPDFAKNRLFYVYYSFAKAGGIRNRVERFRLSEDHRSATTDRVILDDLPGHPFHDSGRIHVGPDKMLYVGVGDSGEPKLAQDPNARNGKLLRINLDGGIPDDNPVRGNPLFLLGVRNTEGFDWLDPKTLIIADHGPSGDLGRTGLDEVNIARKGDNLGWPTISGCAVEKGMVTPVLSWKLAVPPGGLVIDRSGAIPQWKGSVIMGTLGSRHLHRVVLDSKHRVEKHEVYFRGDPPQGLGRLREVIVGPDNQLYVTTSNCDGRGTCPPDRDKILRIVPK, via the coding sequence ATGGTCGACGCGGACTACGGGCCCGACGGGACGGTGCCGGTGAGGGCGGAGACCGTCGTGTCCGGGCTGACGGTCCCGTGGGCCATCGCCTTCCTGCCCGATGGCGCGATGCTAGTGACCGAGCGGATCGGCCGGCTCCGCCTCGTGGAGAAGGGGGAGCTCGTCGAGAAGCCGGTGATGACCGTTCCGTATCCGACGGGGGGCTTCGGAGAGGGCGGCCTCCTCGGCCTGGCGCTACACCCCGACTTCGCGAAGAACCGCCTCTTCTACGTCTACTACTCGTTCGCGAAGGCCGGCGGCATCCGCAACCGGGTCGAGCGATTCCGGCTCTCGGAGGACCATCGGAGCGCCACCACGGATCGGGTGATCCTCGACGACCTCCCCGGCCACCCCTTCCACGACTCCGGGCGGATCCACGTCGGGCCCGACAAGATGCTCTACGTGGGCGTGGGCGACTCCGGGGAGCCGAAGCTCGCGCAGGATCCGAACGCCCGCAACGGCAAGCTCCTTCGGATCAACCTCGACGGCGGCATCCCCGACGACAACCCGGTCCGCGGGAACCCCCTCTTCCTCCTCGGCGTCCGCAACACCGAGGGCTTCGACTGGCTCGACCCGAAGACGTTGATCATCGCGGACCACGGCCCCAGCGGCGACCTCGGGCGCACCGGCCTCGACGAGGTCAACATCGCCCGCAAGGGCGACAACCTCGGGTGGCCGACGATCTCGGGCTGCGCGGTGGAGAAGGGGATGGTCACGCCGGTGCTCTCGTGGAAGCTGGCCGTCCCGCCTGGCGGGCTCGTGATCGACCGCTCCGGCGCGATCCCCCAGTGGAAGGGGAGCGTGATCATGGGCACGCTGGGCTCCCGGCACCTGCACCGCGTCGTGCTGGACTCGAAGCATCGGGTCGAGAAGCACGAGGTCTACTTCCGCGGCGACCCGCCCCAGGGGCTCGGGCGCCTGCGCGAGGTGATCGTGGGACCCGACAACCAGCTCTACGTCACCACGAGCAACTGCGACGGACGCGGCACGTGTCCACCCGACCGGGACAAAATTCTGCGGATCGTCCCGAAGTAG
- a CDS encoding IS30 family transposase, whose translation MWARSKASRLTIDDHLELHRRFRNGDSLAVAAAAVGCSAKSVHRLLRKTGGVAPRAPTRSEARLSVVEREEVSRGIQAGESFRKIATKIGRAPSTVSREVRAAGGREAYRAHLAEKGARQRARRPKPFKLVENAGLRQAVEEGLRQRWSPQQIAARLKVDHPKAPELRVSHETIYSSLFVQARGALRKELATCLRTGRTRRHPGKRTDLRGKISDMVMISERPAEAEDRAVPGHWEGDLIIGKDSKSAIGTLVERKSRFVVLFPLPNGRTAEDVRKALAAEVRRLPECLRRSITWDQGKEMAQHTRFSVETNVSVYFCDPHSPWQRGSNENTNGLLRQYFPKGKDLSAYTRRELNTVAAQLNGRPRQTLDWRTPGEVFSTFVASTT comes from the coding sequence ATGTGGGCTCGTAGCAAGGCAAGTCGGCTGACCATCGACGATCACCTGGAGCTCCATCGCCGGTTCCGAAATGGCGATTCGCTAGCTGTCGCCGCGGCGGCGGTTGGGTGCTCGGCGAAATCGGTCCATCGCCTCCTCCGTAAGACAGGCGGCGTGGCCCCTCGGGCCCCCACGCGGTCGGAGGCAAGGCTCTCCGTGGTCGAACGCGAGGAGGTCTCACGCGGCATCCAAGCCGGCGAGTCGTTCCGAAAGATCGCCACGAAGATCGGGCGCGCGCCGTCGACGGTATCGCGCGAGGTCCGGGCGGCTGGGGGGCGTGAGGCGTACCGGGCGCACCTCGCTGAGAAAGGGGCGCGCCAGCGAGCCCGTCGGCCCAAGCCCTTCAAGCTCGTGGAGAACGCCGGGCTTCGCCAGGCGGTAGAGGAAGGCCTGCGCCAGCGGTGGTCGCCGCAGCAAATTGCTGCGAGGCTGAAGGTCGACCACCCCAAGGCCCCCGAGCTTCGCGTGTCACACGAGACCATCTACAGCTCCCTTTTCGTGCAGGCCCGCGGGGCTCTCCGGAAGGAACTCGCCACCTGCCTTCGGACGGGACGAACCCGGCGGCACCCGGGCAAGCGCACCGATCTCAGGGGCAAGATCAGCGACATGGTGATGATCAGCGAACGGCCGGCGGAAGCCGAAGACCGCGCGGTTCCTGGGCATTGGGAAGGCGATCTGATCATAGGGAAGGACAGCAAATCGGCGATCGGTACGCTGGTCGAGCGCAAGAGCCGTTTCGTGGTGCTGTTCCCCTTGCCTAACGGGAGGACCGCGGAGGATGTCCGCAAGGCGCTCGCCGCCGAAGTTCGGCGCCTCCCAGAGTGCCTCCGGCGCTCGATCACGTGGGACCAGGGGAAGGAGATGGCTCAGCACACTCGCTTCTCCGTTGAGACGAACGTCTCCGTCTACTTCTGCGACCCGCACAGCCCCTGGCAGCGAGGCAGCAACGAAAACACCAACGGGCTACTCCGCCAGTACTTCCCCAAGGGCAAGGACCTCAGTGCGTACACCCGACGAGAACTCAATACGGTGGCAGCTCAACTAAACGGACGCCCAAGACAGACGCTCGACTGGAGGACGCCGGGTGAGGTATTCAGCACATTCGTTGCGTCGACCACTTGA